From one Prochlorococcus marinus str. MIT 0912 genomic stretch:
- a CDS encoding DEAD/DEAH box helicase encodes MTTTKSIPSVSVAYARTGKSTKSNELGMRPMQERAYSKRGEQYLLIKSPPASGKSRALMFIALDKIHNQNIRQAIIVVPERSIGASFHDEPLSKFGFFSDWKISPKRNLCDAPGSDGGKVKAVKAFLDSDDSVVVLTHATFRFAVDQFGIEVFDDRLIAIDEFHHVSANPDNKLGNHLAKFITRDRVHIVAMTGSYFRGDAVPVLKPQDEEKFETVTFTYYEQLNGYEYLKQLDIGYFFYSGLYADDILKVLNPTEKTIIHIPSVNSRESTKDKLREVDHILEELGEFDGLDKDTGFTLIKRKDGTTLKIADLVDDDITKRERVITSLKDPSQKQNKNHVDIIIALGMAKEGFDWIWCEHALTVGYRASLTEVVQIIGRATRDAPGKESARFTNLIAEPDASEQTVTEAVNDTLKAIAASLLMEQVLAPCFNFKPKISRSSPTEGFDYGEDGYDPNKTNVGFNEKIGQVEIEINGLVEPTSEEGKNVCENDLDEIIATFVQDPSVVERGLFDQNLVPEELNSLQMGKIVKEKYPNLPEEDQEAARQRAIAKFVLTQEAKGIGLGKSTSVENNKKEISHTAFIEGVRKYVTDVRDLNIDLIERINPFGEAYSILSKAMSEESLMQIHSIISSKRISMSIDDARDLAKRALKFKEERGRNPSMTSQDPWERQMAEGVSFLQRKVADGSNA; translated from the coding sequence ATGACTACTACAAAATCCATACCATCTGTATCTGTTGCATACGCTCGTACTGGAAAATCAACAAAGTCTAATGAACTAGGTATGCGTCCAATGCAGGAGCGTGCCTATTCCAAAAGAGGTGAACAATACTTACTGATTAAGTCTCCTCCTGCTTCAGGTAAAAGTCGGGCACTTATGTTTATTGCTTTAGATAAAATTCATAATCAGAATATTCGTCAGGCTATTATTGTCGTCCCGGAACGATCCATTGGTGCAAGTTTTCATGACGAACCATTGAGTAAGTTTGGATTCTTTTCTGACTGGAAGATCAGCCCTAAAAGAAACCTATGTGATGCTCCAGGTTCAGATGGTGGAAAAGTTAAAGCAGTTAAAGCCTTCTTAGATAGTGATGATTCTGTAGTTGTATTAACACATGCAACCTTCCGTTTCGCAGTCGATCAATTTGGTATTGAAGTATTTGATGATCGACTAATCGCCATAGATGAGTTCCATCATGTCTCGGCGAATCCTGATAATAAATTGGGTAATCATCTAGCAAAATTCATTACTCGTGATCGAGTTCATATTGTTGCTATGACTGGCTCATATTTTAGAGGGGATGCTGTTCCAGTTCTAAAGCCTCAAGATGAAGAAAAATTTGAGACTGTAACGTTTACATACTATGAACAACTAAATGGCTACGAGTACCTTAAACAACTTGATATTGGTTATTTTTTCTATTCAGGTCTTTACGCAGATGATATCTTGAAGGTTTTAAATCCAACAGAAAAAACTATTATTCATATTCCTTCTGTAAATTCTAGAGAAAGTACAAAAGATAAACTTCGTGAAGTGGATCACATCCTTGAAGAACTTGGCGAATTTGATGGATTAGATAAAGATACAGGCTTTACTTTGATAAAAAGAAAGGATGGAACTACTCTCAAAATTGCTGATTTGGTAGACGATGATATTACTAAACGTGAGCGGGTAATAACTTCCCTAAAAGATCCCAGCCAAAAACAAAATAAAAATCATGTAGATATTATTATTGCCTTAGGAATGGCAAAGGAGGGGTTTGATTGGATTTGGTGCGAACATGCACTTACTGTTGGTTATCGTGCGAGCCTAACCGAGGTTGTTCAAATTATTGGTCGTGCCACAAGAGATGCTCCGGGTAAAGAGAGTGCTCGATTTACTAATTTAATTGCAGAACCGGATGCTTCTGAACAAACCGTGACAGAAGCTGTTAACGATACCTTAAAGGCTATTGCGGCAAGCTTATTAATGGAGCAAGTGCTTGCCCCTTGCTTTAACTTTAAACCTAAAATTTCTAGAAGTTCACCTACCGAAGGTTTTGATTATGGAGAGGATGGATATGATCCTAATAAAACTAATGTTGGTTTTAATGAAAAGATTGGTCAGGTTGAAATAGAGATTAACGGATTAGTTGAACCTACAAGTGAGGAGGGTAAAAATGTTTGTGAGAATGATCTGGATGAAATTATTGCGACATTTGTTCAAGATCCATCAGTAGTTGAGCGTGGACTATTTGATCAAAATCTCGTACCGGAGGAATTAAATAGTCTCCAGATGGGGAAAATTGTCAAAGAAAAGTATCCTAACCTTCCAGAAGAAGATCAAGAAGCTGCACGTCAACGTGCTATCGCTAAGTTTGTTTTGACTCAAGAAGCAAAGGGAATAGGATTAGGAAAATCAACTTCAGTAGAAAACAACAAAAAAGAAATTTCTCATACCGCTTTTATTGAGGGTGTACGAAAATACGTTACTGATGTTAGAGATTTAAATATTGATTTGATTGAGCGAATTAATCCTTTTGGAGAAGCTTATTCGATTTTATCTAAGGCAATGAGTGAAGAGAGTTTGATGCAAATTCATTCAATTATCTCCTCCAAGCGTATATCTATGTCAATAGACGATGCTCGTGATTTAGCTAAACGGGCATTGAAGTTTAAGGAGGAGAGAGGTAGAAATCCCTCTATGACATCTCAGGACCCTTGGGAACGTCAGATGGCGGAAGGAGTTTCTTTCCTGCAACGGAAAGTGGCGGATGGTTCTAATGCCTGA
- a CDS encoding DUF3303 domain-containing protein, whose protein sequence is MQTYVVHWQFPNQEAHIKGCDAFAEYLEGGAEYDKFEGFEVVLRVVNPEGANGWEIVKASDHKAVWKSCHPWCAGFGVDIEVVPVLTDSEFLEVHNEIKS, encoded by the coding sequence ATGCAAACTTACGTAGTTCATTGGCAGTTTCCTAATCAAGAAGCACATATAAAAGGCTGTGATGCATTTGCTGAATATCTTGAAGGCGGTGCTGAATATGACAAATTTGAAGGTTTCGAGGTCGTCCTTAGAGTTGTAAATCCTGAAGGTGCTAACGGATGGGAAATCGTTAAAGCCTCAGATCACAAAGCCGTTTGGAAATCTTGTCATCCATGGTGTGCTGGATTTGGAGTTGATATTGAAGTGGTTCCAGTACTTACAGATAGTGAGTTTCTAGAGGTTCACAACGAGATCAAGTCGTAA
- a CDS encoding class I SAM-dependent DNA methyltransferase, with protein MNAVEIEEEVSSLATQPFDANTFSYDFLSAFGIKSTTIKKLRTGISNKSDLGGILLRNNIHISVCAVGKVNTSIFALKESLATKKNKVKYVLATDGKELQAEDLNTGDFISCEYSNFPDHFGFFLSLAGISSVKQINENAFDVRATGRLNKLYVELLKENPDWGASERREEMNHFMARIIFCFFAEDTDIFGPEISFTKTIEQMSEKDSSNTSEIISEVFRSMNIPKDSRQEALIPRWADVFPYVNGGLFSGSFEVPFFSKIARSYLIHIGNLDWKKINPDIFGSMIQVIADEEERGFLGMHYTSLPNILKVLNPLFLDDLRSQLQSSGDNDRKLINLRKRISKIRVFDPACGSGNFLVIAYKEMRNIEDEVNRRRNEIGRKSDIPLTNFRGIEIRNFSTEIARLALIIAEYQCNVLYLGQKEALVEFLPLEANNWITCGNALRLNWSTLCPNKGRDSQKLGDNLFDISDDRGDISFKNDGGETYICGNPPYVGLSSQTDDQKADLKALFEGRSKYLKSFDYVMGWFFKANEYIQNNDSKVAFVSTNSICQGQLVPMFWPLILKNDIKIFFAYTSFKWSNLAAKNAGVTVVILGLSKELRRKYQLFGIGKDGKTLEKLVENINPYLVPAKDIYIEPIAKNPTDRPSMIYGNKATDGGNLIVSQEEARRMVREEPLVEYFLKPYFGSAEFINNTSRVCIWVDDNERIEANQLSCLNDRFNSVAKFRSLSKAKETRQAAEFGYRFRQIQGRPGETAIIIPRVSSEMRAYIPVGLLSKGAIISDSAFAIYEPQLWAFAILSSRLHMTWVSVVCGKLETRLRYSNTLGWNTFPLPFLTEKNKIELSRCSENILLARENYFPTSISQLYDVNQMPDDLLNAHKQNDEVLERIYIGRCFKNDTERLEKLFQLYVKSNSLKYSKNNIKDKF; from the coding sequence TTAAGTATGTTTTAGCGACTGATGGTAAAGAACTTCAAGCTGAAGATCTAAATACTGGTGATTTTATTTCTTGTGAGTATTCCAATTTCCCTGATCATTTCGGCTTTTTTCTTTCTCTTGCAGGTATTTCAAGTGTTAAACAAATCAATGAGAACGCTTTTGACGTAAGGGCAACAGGAAGGCTAAACAAACTCTATGTTGAGCTGCTTAAAGAGAACCCTGATTGGGGAGCGAGTGAGAGAAGAGAGGAAATGAATCATTTTATGGCACGAATTATTTTTTGTTTCTTTGCTGAAGATACTGACATTTTTGGACCTGAGATATCTTTTACAAAAACAATAGAACAGATGAGTGAAAAAGATTCATCTAATACTTCTGAGATCATCTCAGAAGTATTTAGATCAATGAATATACCTAAAGATAGTCGCCAAGAAGCTTTGATTCCTCGATGGGCGGATGTTTTTCCATACGTCAACGGCGGGCTTTTTTCAGGTAGTTTTGAAGTGCCTTTTTTTAGCAAGATCGCTCGTTCTTATCTAATTCATATTGGGAATCTTGATTGGAAAAAGATTAATCCTGATATTTTTGGTTCCATGATTCAAGTGATCGCCGATGAAGAAGAAAGAGGTTTCCTTGGAATGCATTACACAAGTTTACCGAATATTCTTAAAGTATTGAATCCTCTTTTTCTTGATGATCTAAGAAGTCAACTTCAATCTTCTGGAGATAATGATCGAAAGCTTATTAATCTTCGCAAAAGAATATCGAAAATAAGAGTATTTGATCCGGCTTGTGGTTCTGGGAATTTTCTTGTGATTGCATATAAAGAAATGAGAAATATTGAAGATGAAGTTAATCGTCGAAGAAATGAGATCGGACGAAAGTCTGATATCCCATTGACAAATTTCAGAGGAATAGAAATAAGAAATTTTTCTACTGAAATTGCAAGACTTGCACTGATTATTGCTGAGTATCAATGTAATGTTCTATATCTTGGTCAAAAAGAGGCTCTTGTTGAGTTTCTTCCCCTTGAGGCTAATAACTGGATTACTTGTGGGAATGCTTTACGTCTTAATTGGTCAACTCTTTGTCCTAATAAAGGTAGAGATTCACAAAAACTTGGAGATAATTTATTTGATATCTCAGATGATAGAGGCGATATTTCTTTTAAAAATGATGGTGGAGAGACATACATTTGTGGGAACCCTCCGTATGTTGGTTTAAGTTCACAAACTGATGATCAGAAGGCAGACCTAAAAGCCCTTTTTGAAGGGCGATCAAAATATTTGAAATCATTTGATTATGTAATGGGATGGTTCTTTAAAGCTAATGAATATATCCAGAATAATGATTCAAAAGTAGCCTTTGTCTCTACAAACTCTATTTGTCAAGGTCAATTAGTTCCAATGTTTTGGCCACTTATTCTCAAGAATGATATTAAAATTTTCTTTGCATATACATCATTCAAATGGAGTAATTTGGCAGCCAAGAATGCTGGTGTAACGGTAGTTATCCTTGGTTTATCAAAAGAATTGAGACGTAAATATCAACTTTTTGGAATAGGTAAAGATGGAAAAACTCTTGAAAAACTTGTTGAAAATATTAATCCATATCTTGTACCCGCTAAGGATATATATATAGAGCCGATTGCCAAGAACCCGACTGATAGACCATCAATGATCTATGGCAATAAAGCTACCGATGGAGGGAACTTGATCGTCTCACAAGAAGAAGCGCGTAGGATGGTTAGGGAAGAACCTTTAGTCGAGTATTTCCTAAAACCTTATTTTGGCTCTGCAGAGTTCATTAATAATACTTCTAGGGTTTGTATATGGGTAGACGATAATGAAAGAATTGAGGCAAATCAGTTGTCATGTTTGAATGATAGATTCAATAGTGTTGCAAAATTTCGTTCGTTAAGTAAAGCAAAGGAAACTAGACAAGCAGCAGAGTTTGGATATCGCTTCCGTCAAATACAAGGGAGACCAGGAGAAACAGCAATTATTATTCCACGGGTGTCGAGCGAAATGAGAGCTTATATTCCTGTTGGACTATTGTCAAAAGGAGCGATTATCTCAGATTCGGCTTTTGCAATATATGAACCACAGTTGTGGGCTTTTGCAATTTTATCTTCTCGTCTACATATGACATGGGTTTCAGTTGTATGTGGGAAATTAGAAACTCGACTTAGGTATTCAAATACATTGGGATGGAACACCTTCCCTCTCCCTTTCTTGACAGAAAAGAATAAAATAGAGTTAAGTCGATGTTCTGAGAATATTCTCCTGGCTCGCGAAAATTATTTTCCTACTTCTATTTCTCAACTTTATGATGTTAATCAAATGCCAGATGATCTTTTAAACGCACACAAGCAAAATGATGAAGTTTTGGAACGAATTTATATTGGCCGTTGTTTTAAAAATGATACAGAAAGGTTGGAAAAGTTATTCCAACTTTATGTTAAATCAAATTCTCTCAAATACTCAAAAAATAATATTAAGGATAAATTCTAA
- a CDS encoding HupE/UreJ family protein, with translation MRFHFLVRKFSLAVLTPLFLLLTFLSNTALAHHPFGMGESTDLSAWQALFSGIGHPLLGPDHLLFMLGIALVGLKRSIKWILPLLAVGLGGSALVQLQPLPDLLAPWAEALVSLTLAVEGLIILNLVSTKWLLPMFSLHGYLLGSTIVGAEPTPLIGYFLGLLLAQLFLLLLVTQSTQSIIDKFGLNGRNLFAGIWIGIGLAFSWVAVIP, from the coding sequence ATGAGGTTTCACTTTTTGGTGCGCAAGTTTTCTCTTGCAGTTTTAACTCCATTATTTTTATTACTTACCTTTTTATCTAACACAGCTTTAGCTCATCATCCTTTTGGAATGGGAGAGAGTACTGATCTTTCAGCATGGCAAGCTCTTTTTAGTGGTATCGGTCATCCATTACTTGGACCTGATCATTTGCTTTTTATGTTAGGAATTGCTCTGGTGGGATTAAAGAGATCCATAAAATGGATTCTCCCACTTTTAGCTGTTGGATTAGGAGGAAGTGCACTAGTACAACTACAGCCCTTACCTGATTTACTAGCTCCTTGGGCCGAAGCACTTGTCTCTCTAACTTTGGCTGTAGAGGGCTTAATTATTCTGAATCTTGTGAGCACTAAATGGCTTTTGCCGATGTTTTCATTACATGGCTACTTACTTGGAAGCACTATCGTTGGAGCAGAACCTACACCGCTGATTGGTTACTTTTTAGGCCTTCTTCTTGCACAACTATTCTTACTTTTACTGGTCACACAATCTACTCAATCAATTATTGATAAGTTTGGATTGAATGGTCGCAATTTATTTGCAGGAATTTGGATAGGAATAGGACTTGCTTTCTCTTGGGTTGCTGTAATCCCTTAA
- a CDS encoding GIY-YIG nuclease family protein, which translates to MPELTDEELLAALDIKVESKPQPSLTSLEDHVIAGFKEIQNFYNEYNRVPINEEGRDIFERLFSVRLQRIRQLNDYLSLLEPLDHQGLLTKSVISQDSDLNEKVDDQTLITKLGIDKVLDGINQLRHVRSSEERRIAEEIAKRESCSNFAKFKPIFEKVKSELDQGIRETVRLSKRPEINVGDFFILGGQKTYIANVGKTFMQEYGTSDARLYIIFDNGTESRMLMRSLQRALSMDDGARQITNTTLGPLFASQPEKGDKESGTIYVLRSMSNHPAIVENRELYHKIGVTTSTIKKRISNAKDDPTFLMAEVEVVASYKLFNIKPKKLEHLIQKIFGLAKLDIQIPDRFGKPYSPQEWFMVPLQSIETAVERIKDGTITRYRFDPLTARLIERSDSSK; encoded by the coding sequence ATGCCTGAATTAACTGACGAGGAACTTTTAGCTGCGCTGGATATAAAAGTTGAAAGCAAACCTCAGCCTTCTCTTACCTCTCTTGAAGATCATGTGATTGCAGGATTTAAAGAGATTCAGAATTTCTACAATGAATATAATCGAGTTCCAATTAATGAAGAAGGAAGAGATATTTTTGAACGTTTGTTTTCTGTTCGCCTTCAAAGAATACGGCAATTAAATGATTACTTATCTCTCTTAGAACCACTTGATCATCAAGGCTTATTGACTAAATCAGTTATAAGTCAGGATTCTGATTTGAATGAGAAAGTTGATGATCAAACTTTAATTACCAAATTAGGTATTGATAAAGTATTGGACGGCATAAATCAATTAAGACATGTTCGTTCAAGTGAAGAGAGGCGTATCGCGGAGGAGATAGCTAAGCGTGAATCATGTTCTAATTTTGCAAAGTTCAAACCAATATTCGAAAAAGTCAAATCCGAACTTGATCAAGGTATTAGAGAAACAGTTCGTTTAAGCAAAAGACCTGAGATAAATGTAGGTGATTTTTTTATTCTTGGTGGTCAGAAAACATATATTGCGAATGTAGGAAAAACATTTATGCAAGAATATGGAACAAGTGATGCTCGTCTTTACATAATTTTTGACAATGGCACTGAGAGCAGAATGTTAATGCGTTCATTGCAACGTGCTTTATCGATGGACGATGGTGCAAGACAAATTACTAATACGACCTTAGGCCCACTTTTTGCTAGTCAGCCTGAGAAAGGAGATAAAGAAAGTGGGACAATTTATGTCTTGAGGAGCATGTCAAATCATCCTGCTATTGTCGAGAATCGTGAGCTGTACCATAAAATAGGAGTAACAACAAGCACTATTAAAAAGAGAATTTCTAATGCTAAAGATGACCCTACTTTTCTAATGGCAGAGGTAGAAGTTGTTGCAAGTTATAAGCTTTTTAATATAAAACCTAAAAAACTGGAACATCTTATTCAGAAGATTTTTGGATTAGCGAAATTAGATATTCAGATTCCAGATAGATTCGGAAAACCATATTCTCCACAAGAATGGTTTATGGTTCCTCTTCAATCAATTGAAACAGCTGTTGAAAGGATCAAGGATGGAACTATTACTAGATATCGATTTGATCCTCTAACTGCAAGACTGATCGAAAGGAGTGATTCTTCTAAATAA